One Cucurbita pepo subsp. pepo cultivar mu-cu-16 chromosome LG11, ASM280686v2, whole genome shotgun sequence DNA window includes the following coding sequences:
- the LOC111805307 gene encoding beta-glucosidase 40-like: MVAGGRGAAVGVGLAVVMVVLGFQICSAQITRSGFPSGFVFGTASSAFQFEGAVKEDGRGPTVWDKFSHSFGKVVDFSNADVAVDQYHRYPEDIKLMKDMGMDAYRFSIAWSRIFPNGSGEINEAGVDHYNNFVNALLANGIEPYVTLYHWDLPQALEDKYNGWLSPQIINDFAIFAETCFQRFGDRVKHWITFNEPHTFATQGYDVGLQAPGRCSILLHFVCRSGNSATEPYIVAHNVLLSHATVSDIYRRKYKRRQRGVLGISLDVIWFEPGSNSTEDIAAAQRAQDFQLGWFLNPLIFGDYPTSMRSRAGERLPRFSQPQAALVKGSLDFVGINHYTTFYAYHNHTNIIGVVLNDTIADSGAFTVPFKGLKTIAERASSIWLYIVPRGMRSLMNYIKNNYGNPLVIITENGMDDPNNPFKPIKEALKDEKRIRYHDGYLTSLLAAIKEDGCNVKGYFVWSLLDNWEWAAGFTSRFGLYYVDYRDKLKRYPKDSVQWFKNFLAS; encoded by the exons ATGGTTGCCGGAGGAAGAGGCGCCGCCGTTGGCGTCGGTTTGGCAGTGGTAATGGTGGTGTTAGGGTTTCAGATTTGTTCCGCGCAGATTACCAGAAGCGGTTTTCCGAGCGGATTTGTTTTCGGAACCGCATCCTCTGCTTTTCAg TTCGAAGGAGCCGTGAAGGAGGACGGAAGGGGACCCACAGTTTGGGACAAATTTTCCCATTCATttg GAAAGGTAGTTGATTTTAGCAATGCAGATGTGGCAGTGGACCAGTACCACCGTTATCCG GAAGATATTAAACTGATGAAGGATATGGGTATGGATGCCTACCGATTCTCCATTGCCTGGTCTCGAATCTTCCCAa ATGGAAGTGGAGAGATCAACGAAGCTGGAGTTGATCATTACAACAATTTCGTCAATGCTTTGTTAGCCAACG GAATCGAACCCTATGTCACTCTCTATCACTGGGACCTTCCTCAAGCTCTGGAAGACAAGTACAATGGCTGGCTCAGCCCCCAGATCAT AAATGATTTCGCGATTTTCGCCGAGACGTGCTTCCAGAGGTTCGGCGATCGAGTGAAGCATTGGATCACGTTCAACGAACCGCATACATTCGCTACTCAGGGCTATGATGTCGGTCTCCAGGCGCCGGGGCGCTGCTCcattcttctccattttgtGTGTCGGAGTGGAAACTCTGCTACTGAGCCTTACATTGTTGCGCACAATGTTCTCCTCTCTCACGCCACCGTCTCTGATATTTACAGAAGAAAGTACAAG AGGAGACAGAGGGGAGTGCTTGGGATCTCGCTTGATGTTATCTGGTTCGAACCAGGTTCGAATTCCACCGAGGACATTGCAGCTGCTCAACGAGCTCAAGATTTTCAGCTTGGATG GTTTCTCAACCCGTTGATCTTTGGTGACTATCCGACCTCCATGAGAAGCAGAGCGGGAGAGCGGCTGCCGAGGTTTTCACAGCCGCAGGCGGCTTTGGTAAAAGGGTCTCTGGATTTTGTTGGTATAAATCATTACACCACATTTTACGCTTATCATAACCACACAAACATTATTGGGGTTGTCCTGAATGACACCATTGCTGATTCTGGTGCCTTCACCGTTC CATTCAAGGGCCTGAAAACCATTGCAGAAAGG GCAAGTTCTATATGGTTATACATAGTTCCTCGTGGGATGCGAAGTTTAATGAATTACATCAAGAACAACTATGGAAACCCACTAGTGATCATCACAGAAAATG GGATGGACGATCCAAATAACCCATTTAAACCAATTAAAGAAGCATTGAAGGATGAAAAGAGGATCAGATACCACGATGGCTACTTAACGAGCCTTCTGGCTGCCATTAA GGAAGATGGCTGCAATGTGAAAGGGTATTTTGTTTGGTCTCTGTTGGATAATTGGGAGTGGGCAGCTGGTTTCACTTCAAGGTTTGGCCTATACTATGTTGATTATCGGGATAAGCTGAAGAGATACCCGAAAGACTCGGTTCAATGGTTCAAGAATTTCTTGGCTTCTTAG
- the LOC111805308 gene encoding COBW domain-containing protein 1, which yields MEDEEDPPLAVEIGETITAAERHEDDGVSVGVTVITGYLGAGKSTLVNYILNSQHGKRIAVILNEFGEEIGVERAMINEGDGGALVEEWVELANGCICCTVKHSLVQALEQLVQRKERLDHILLETTGLANPAPLASVLWLDDQLESSVKLDSIITVVDAKNLHFQLNEHRSSSSFPEAFYQIAFADTIILNKVDLVTSERGDGALEDLEFEIRNINSLAKIIHSVRCQVDLSLILNCNAYNAANTAHLEELLKESRSLSTKDLHDTGVRTLCISYHDKVDLDKVRSWLEEILWDKKGGMDVYRCKGVLSIKNSDQLHTLQAVREIYEIVPTRQWNNGESQMNKIVFIGRNLSEDVLSETFRACAVS from the exons ATGGAAGACGAGGAAGATCCACCACTTGCTGTTGAGATCGGCGAAACGATTACGGCTGCCGAGCGGCATGAAGATGATGGTGTTTCTGTCGGCGTTACTGTTATCACTGGATATCTTGGAGCCGGAAAATCCACC CTGGTTAATTACATATTGAACTCGCAACACGGCAAGAGAATCGCTGTTATACTGAATGAGTTTGGTGAGGAGATTGGAGTGGAGAGAGCGATGATAAATGAAGGTGATGGTGGGGCGTTGGTTGAGGAATGGGTCGAATTAGCAAACGGATGTATTTGTTGCACTGTCAAGCATAGCCTGGTTCAAGCCTTGGAGCAACTCGTgcagagaaaagaaag GCTCGATCATATTTTGTTGGAAACTACGGGGTTAGCCAATCCTGCTCCACTTGCTTCGGTACTTTGGCTGGACGATCAGTTGGAATCATCGGTCAAGCTTGATTCAATTATTACA GTTGTGGATGCTAAAAACCTTCATTTCCAGTTAAATGAGCACCGAAGTTCATCATCCTTTCCTGAAGCATTTTATCAAATTGCGTTTGCG GATACTATTATTCTTAACAAGGTCGACCTGGTCACTTCAGAACGTGGTGACGGTGCATTGGAGGACCTGGAGTTCGAAATACGTAACATTAACTCCCTTGCCAAAATCATTCACTCTGTTCGGTGTCAAGTTGACCTGTCTCTGATACTAAATTGCAATGCCTATAATGCAGCT AATACAGCTCATTTAGAAGAATTGTTGAAAGAAAGCCGTTCCCTATCGACTAAGGATCTTCATGATACCGGCGTTCGAACCTTATGCATTAGTTATCATGACAAAGTCGACCTGGATAAG GTTCGTTCTTGGCTCGAGGAGATACTTTGGGATAAAAAAGGTGGCATGGATGTCTATCGTTGCAAAGGCGTCTTAAGCATAAAAAATTCTGATCAACTACATACTTTGCAG GCGGTGAGGGAAATATACGAAATCGTTCCTACTCGTCAATGGAATAACGGAGAAAGTCAGATGAACAAGATAGTCTTCATAG GTCGTAATCTGAGCGAGGATGTTCTTAGCGAAACGTTTAGAGCATGTGCAGTCTCCTAA
- the LOC111805490 gene encoding protein KTI12 homolog, translating to MLSQSALKGWSELPAFYVEWGHQTPIKDMNSLCLAEALKESNVKQAIRIIDETSFHLNRNQSYANMPAEKNLRGVLRSEVDRSVSRDSIVIVDSLNSIKGYRYELWCLARGAGIRYCVLYCDVEETHCRKWNEERREKAEANYDDKIFEDLVRRFERPDIKNRWDVPLFELRPHEDGIETRSAVLGDAVLFLTKTVNSRSRDVKVLQPTIATQSNRFSEANSLYELDKATQEVVGAVVEAQAQAMGGPLNGISLGQELPTINISRSVGLPELQRLRRTFIKLTGQTSLSGPPPPSDAESAKRMFIDYLHRELETA from the exons ATGTTGAGCCAAAGTGCCTTGAAGGGATGGTCTGAGCTGCCTGCCTTTTATGTCGAATGGGGGCATCAAACACCAATTAAAg ATATG AATTCACTCTGCTTAGCTGAAGCTCTCAAGGAGTCAAATGTAAAGCAAGCCATTAGGATAATCGATGAAACTTCGTTTCATTTGAATCGTAATCAGAGCTATGCCAATATGCCTGCTGAAAAGAATCTAAGAGGAGTTCTTAGATCTGAAGTTGACAGATCTGTGTCTAGAGATAGCATTGTCATTGTTGACTCTTTGAACAGTATAAAGGGTTATAGATACGAATTATGGTGTTTGGCCCGTGGGGCGGGAATTAGATACTGTGTGCTGTACTGCGACGTGGAAGAAACCCATTGTAGGAAGTGGAACGAAGAGCGTCGAGAGAAAGCCGAAGCTAACTATGATGATAAGATATTTGAAGATCTGGTTAGAAGATTTGAGAGACCggatattaaaaatagatgGGACGTGCCATTGTTTGAGTTAAGGCCACATGAAGATGGCATAGAGACAAGATCAGCTGTCCTTGGAGATGCTGTGTTATTCCTTACAAAAACAGTGAACTCGAGGTCGAGGGATGTAAAAGTTCTACAGCCAACAATTGCGACTCAGAGTAATCGATTCTCGGAGGCGAATTCTCTGTACGAACTAGACAAAGCAACGCAAGAAGTCGTCGGTGCTGTCGTAGAAGCGCAAGCTCAGGCAATGGGAGGGCCTCTGAATGGTATCTCTCTGGGTCAGGAGTTGCCAACCATCAATATTTCAAGGTCGGTTGGCCTACCGGAGCTTCAGAGGCTTCGAAGAACTTTCATTAAACTAACAGGGCAAACTAGTTTAAGCGGACCGCCGCCACCTTCTGATGCGGAGAGCGCCAAGAGGATGTTTATTGACTATCTGCATAGGGAACTGGAGACTGCTTGA